The Gloeocapsopsis sp. IPPAS B-1203 sequence AAGTAGCGCGAACTTCCAGGAATATCAGTCATCATTTGTCCCAGCCCCCACCAGTACAAGATTCAGCAACACTGAGCGTCGCATCTTCACGTTGTAACAATTGTCCTACCACAGAAGCTAACGAGTCCTCATCTTGACCGTAATAATTTAGCCCTGCAATTGCTTGGAGTTGTTGCTCAATGGGAGCTATGAGTTGTTCCGCTTCAGCTTGGGAATTGGCTTTAGCTGAGACGCGCAACTTTACTTCTCCACGGCTAGCATAAGGAGCTACTGTAGGATTTGGTAGGTTAAGAAATGCAGATGCTTTTTCTGCCAAAGCAGACTCAGCAATTCCCCAAAACTTTAACGTTCGACTGTAAATAATTTCTTGACCAAATCCTAAGTTTTTGAGGTATGGTACGGCATCTTGCCACATTCGTTGCATTTCTGATGGCACACCAGGAAAAGTAAGGATATGCAAATTAGAAATTGGCGACCAGATAATGCCAGGTGCAGTACCGGAAGAATTAGGCAAAACTTCGGCTCCTTCAGGAATCAATGCTTGCTTGCGGTTACTCGGTGTCATAACACGACCGCGAACAGCATATTTTTGAGCAATATCTTCTAGAATTTCTGGTTTTTCGACAAGAGGAACACCAAAAAAATCTGCGAGGGTTTCAGTTGTTAAGTCATCAGGAGTTGGACCAAGACCGCCAGTGAAAATGAGAACATTTGAGCGATCGCTAGCAATTTTGATGATCTGTTTGAGTCGCTCTGTATTATCTCCAACAACAGTTTGATAGTAATGAGGAATTCCTAGACTCGCGAGTTGCTGGGCTAGATATTGAGCATTTTTGTTCAAAATATCGCCCAATAGTAACTCGGTACCAACACAAATAATTTCAGCAGTCATATGATGAGCTTTTAACAATTAGCGTTTAGCTATTAGCTATGAATTAGTTTTTACAGTTTACGCTTATTGTCGAGCGTGCTTCCAAACTTGCCAGCTGGTGTAACTCAAAAGTGAGGTTGCAGCACAGGCGTAAGCAATACCACTAGGTATACCTGCAAAAGCTAGTGCTAACGTTCCAACCCAGAGAGTTAATGAGTAAATGAACAAAACTGCTAACCTGTGTGACAGCCCAGCACGTAATAGCCTGTGATGTAAATGACGCTTATCTGCATTAAAAGGCGATTTTCCCTGTCGCAGTCGTGCCAAAATGACTGCAGACATATCGACAATTGGTACTGCTAAAATCAGGTAAGGTAACACTACAGCGGTAACGGCTGTAGTCTTGGCAAGTCCAATGACACCCACACCAGCTAACGTAAAACCTATAAAATAAGCTCCGCCATCTCCCATGAAAATCTGAGCTGGATTAAAGTTATAGCGGAGGAACCCTAACGTACCACCGGCGAGAGCAGCTGCAATCAAAGCTGCTGCTGGTTGCTGCATAAACAGTGTCACGAATAGCATGACAGTGGCTGCTATTCCTGAAACTCCGGCAGCTAAGCCATCAAGTCCATCAATCCAATTAATGGCATTGACCATCCCAACTAGCCAAATCACCGTAAAAGGTAAACTCAGCCAGCCAAGTTGAATCAATCCAACAAAAGGAATACTCAAAAAGTCAATGTGTACGCCCATCTGCCAAACAACTCCCGCAATGATAACTTGCATCAGGAGGCGCAAGAAAGGCGATAAGCTAAACAAGTCATCTGCTAAACCAATCAAGAAGAATGCGATACCCCCAAGAGTGACACCCCATACTTCCCACTCTTTTGTTGGGGGTAAGATTCCAAAGCCACCAAGCGCCCAAATAATTAATAAAGCTACAACCGTCCCAGTAAAAATGGCAACTCCTCCTAGGCGTACCATAGGACGCTGATGTACTTTACGTTCGTTTGGTCGATCAACTCGTCCACTTTTGATTCCAAAAGTCTTAACAACAGGAGTCATCCAAAGGACGACTATGGCAGAGAAGAAAAAGGCAATTAGATGGTATAGCTGAATAGGCATCTGCAGATACTCAGTTGCAAGACAACGTCTCAGCCAAAGTTTACCTGCATTTGCTGTATTTGTGTGGACATTCAGTAGAGAAAAGTTGAAGAGGGGTGAGGGGTGAGGGGTGAGAGGTGAGTGGTGAGTGGTGAGTGGTTAGAGGAAGAGTAGGAGTGTGTGAGCGTTGTAGAGTAGGCGAGTTGTAGAGATTGAGAGATTTAATTGCTATTTTTCTCTCTTACGCAACCACTTGCCTACCCAACTACCTTCTGCTTTGCTACCCTTGTACTTGACCCCTTTTAATTATGCTAGTGCTGGTACTGAGATATTAAGATGTGGATAAAGTGGGAAGCGATCGCACAGTTGTGCTACTCTTTCTCGACAAGTTTGTGCTACTGTGTCATCTTCTGAATGCAGTAGGCGATCGGCGATAATATTACCAATTTCAGTAAATTCAGCATTTCCCATACCCCGCGTTGTCATGGCTGGCGAACCAA is a genomic window containing:
- a CDS encoding MraY family glycosyltransferase, with the protein product MPIQLYHLIAFFFSAIVVLWMTPVVKTFGIKSGRVDRPNERKVHQRPMVRLGGVAIFTGTVVALLIIWALGGFGILPPTKEWEVWGVTLGGIAFFLIGLADDLFSLSPFLRLLMQVIIAGVVWQMGVHIDFLSIPFVGLIQLGWLSLPFTVIWLVGMVNAINWIDGLDGLAAGVSGIAATVMLFVTLFMQQPAAALIAAALAGGTLGFLRYNFNPAQIFMGDGGAYFIGFTLAGVGVIGLAKTTAVTAVVLPYLILAVPIVDMSAVILARLRQGKSPFNADKRHLHHRLLRAGLSHRLAVLFIYSLTLWVGTLALAFAGIPSGIAYACAATSLLSYTSWQVWKHARQ